The proteins below are encoded in one region of Populus alba chromosome 2, ASM523922v2, whole genome shotgun sequence:
- the LOC118049225 gene encoding transcription factor PIF4 isoform X2, with protein sequence MNHCIPDWNLDGDLPVSNQKNPIEPDNELVELLWRNGQVVLHSQTQRKPNPHVQKHDSPTVRGYDSTLNSSHLIQDDETVSWIHDPLEDSFEKEFCSNFFSELPPPLPDQISEEKSAKFDASKTSHQQKQLNKTMHPAVPEFPGNPMPPPRIQVQEQNHISVGGFGKAVNVNSSQFSAPLKVGDFRSSSRQFGGQGSRDFSQGEARECSVVTVGSSNQTPRDRFLSRASGNAIETGTGLSAGPSIDDSRKVISQSERGKADQTLDPTATSSSGGSGGSFARTCKQSAVPGRDQKRKTMDAEESECQSEDAELDSAVANKPAKRSGSTRRSRAAEVHNLSERRRRDRINEKMRALQELIPHCNKVMWMGSGIVPVMFPGAQHFMSRMGMGMGPPPLPSMQNPMHLPRVPLVDQSISMAPTQNQAVSCQTPVLNPVNYQNQMQNRTFSDQYARFMGFHMQAASQPMNMFRFGSQTVQQNQMMAPPNSGGGPSSGGTAASDAPPSGKTG encoded by the exons ATGAATCATTGCATTCCTGATTGGAATCTTGACGGTGATCTTCCTGTCTCCAATCAGAAGAACCCCATAGA GCCAGACAATGAGCTAGTAGAGCTGCTATGGCGAAATGGGCAAGTGGTTTTGCACAGCCAAACACAAAGAAAACCAAATCCTCACGTTCAAAAACATGATTCACCAACAGTAAGGGGCTATGACTCAACTCTGAATTCAAGTCATTTGATTCAAGATGATGAGACAGTTTCTTGGATTCATGACCCTCTTGAAGATTCCTTTGAAAAGGAGTTCTGTTCCAATTTTTTCTCCGAATTGCCACCACCGCTTCCTGATCAAATTTCAGAAGAAAAGTCGGCTAAATTTGATGCCTCGAAAACTTCACATCAGCAAAAACAACTCAACAAAACTATGCATCCAGCGGTTCCTGAATTTCCAGGAAACCCAATGCCCCCTCCAAGAATTCAAGTCCAGGAGCAAAATCATATTAGTGTAGGAGGATTTGGTAAAGCTGTTAATGTTAACTCTTCTCAGTTCTCAGCTCCCCTAAAAGTGGGTGATTTTAGATCTTCAAGTCGACAATTTGGAGGACAGGGGTCTCGAGATTTTTCACAAGGAGAGGCCAGGGAGTGCTCGGTGGTGACAGTAGGGTCAAGCAACCAAACTCCACGTGACCGTTTCCTGAGCCGTGCTTCTGGTAATGCTATTGAGACCGGTACAGGCTTGTCTGCCGGACCCTCCATAGATGATTCACGAAAAGTAATCTCCCAGAGCGAGAGAGGCAAAGCTGATCAGACACTTGATCCAACTGCTACTTCATCCTCAGGTGGGTCAGGTGGTAGTTTTGCTAGAACATGTAAGCAATCTGCAGTACCTGGTCGTGACCAGAAAAGAAAGACCATGGACGCGGAGGAATCTGAGTGCCAAAGTGAG GATGCCGAACTTGATTCAGCAGTGGCAAACAAGCCAGCCAAACGATCAGGATCTACCCGCAGGAGCCGTGCTGCTGAAGTGCATAACCTCTCAGAAAGG AGACGGAGGGATAGAATTAATGAGAAGATGAGAGCATTGCAAGAGCTCATACCTCACTGCAACAAG GTAATGTGGATGGGAAGTGGGATTGTCCCAGTGATGTTTCCAGGAGCGCAGCATTTCATGTCCCGCATGGGAATGGGAATGGGTCCGCCTCCTTTGCCTTCTATGCAAAATCCTATGCATTTGCCTAGGGTCCCACTTGTTGATCAATCCATTTCTATGGCTCCCACACAGAACCAGGCAGTAAGCTGCCAAACTCCAGTAttgaacccagttaattatcAAAATCAGATGCAAAATCGTACTTTCTCTGATCAGTATGCACGTTTCATGGGCTTTCATATGCAAGCTGCTTCTCAG CCCATGAACATGTTCCGGTTTGGCTCGCAAACAGTACAGCAGAACCAAATGATGGCACCACCAAACAGTGGCGGTGGACCCTCGAGTGGTGGAACTGCAGCCAGTGATGCTCCTCCGAGTGGCAAGACGG GTTAA
- the LOC118049226 gene encoding uncharacterized oxidoreductase At1g06690, chloroplastic-like isoform X2, translating to MAMAMNVSSACFCVSSNRRSVNRVRGVASEDFAASKIKEDKVQLGGSDLEVTRLGIGAWSWGDTSYWNNFEWDDKKMKAAKAAFDTSVDCGITFFDTAEVYGSRFSFGAINSETLLGRFIKDRKVKDPEVEVAVATKYAALPWRLGRQSVLAALKESLNRLGLSSVELYQLHWPGIWGNEGYIDGLGDAVEQGLVKAVGVSNYSESRLRAAYEKLKKRGIPLASNQVNYSLIYRAPEENGVKAACDELGVTLIAYSPIAQGGFLILASCSKTSLGCSICNCRCSWGSARTRKLQVQDLRIVKLHGQASHPPE from the exons ATGGCTATGGCTATGAACGTTAGTAGTgcatgtttttgtgtttcaagtAATAGGAGATCAGTCAACAGGGTGAGAGGTGTTGCCTCGGAGGATTTTGCTGCTTCGAAAATAAAGGAAGATAAGGTGCAGTTGGGTGGATCTGATTTAGAGGTTACCAGGCTTGGAATTGGTGCTTGGTCTTGGGGCGATACCAGCTACTGGAACAACTTCGAATGGGATG ATAAGAAAATGAAGGCTGCTAAAGCAGCTTTTGATACAAGCGTTGATTGCGGTATAACTTTCTTTGATACTGCTGAAGTTTACGGCTCTAGG TTCTCATTTGGTGCCATAAATTCAGAAACTCTTCTAGGAAG ATTTATCAAGGACAGGAAAGTAAAAGATCCTGAAGTGGAGGTCGCTGTTGCAACCAAGTATGCAGCTTTGCCTTGGAGGCTGGGACGTCAGAGTGTTCTAGCTGCCCTTAAGGAGTCCCTCAATCGCCTTGGACTTTCTTCGGTAGAGCTATATCAGCTACATTG GCCTGGAATATGGGGAAATGAAG GATATATTGATGGTCTTGGGGATGCTGTTGAGCAGGGGCTTGTGAAGGCTGTTGGTGTTTCCAATTACAGTG AGAGCCGACTCCGTGCTGCTTATGAGAAGCTTAAGAAAAGAGGTATTCCACTGGCTTCGAATCAAGTGAATTACAGCCTTATATACAGAGCACCTGAGGAGAATGGTGTGAAGGCAGCCTGTGATGAACTTGGGGTCACTTTGATTGCATATTCTCCTATTGCTCAAGGTGGGTTTCTCATACTTGCTTCATGCTCTAAAACTTCTCTCGGGTGCTCTATATGCAATTGTAGGTGTTCCTGGGGTTCAGCCAGGACTAGAAAGTTGCAGGTTCAAGACCTAAGAATAGTCAAACTACATG GGCAAGCCAGTCACCCACCTGAGTAG
- the LOC118049225 gene encoding transcription factor PIF4 isoform X1 codes for MNHCIPDWNLDGDLPVSNQKNPIEPDNELVELLWRNGQVVLHSQTQRKPNPHVQKHDSPTVRGYDSTLNSSHLIQDDETVSWIHDPLEDSFEKEFCSNFFSELPPPLPDQISEEKSAKFDASKTSHQQKQLNKTMHPAVPEFPGNPMPPPRIQVQEQNHISVGGFGKAVNVNSSQFSAPLKVGDFRSSSRQFGGQGSRDFSQGEARECSVVTVGSSNQTPRDRFLSRASGNAIETGTGLSAGPSIDDSRKVISQSERGKADQTLDPTATSSSGGSGGSFARTCKQSAVPGRDQKRKTMDAEESECQSEDAELDSAVANKPAKRSGSTRRSRAAEVHNLSERRRRDRINEKMRALQELIPHCNKTDKASMLDEAIEYLKSLQLQLQVMWMGSGIVPVMFPGAQHFMSRMGMGMGPPPLPSMQNPMHLPRVPLVDQSISMAPTQNQAVSCQTPVLNPVNYQNQMQNRTFSDQYARFMGFHMQAASQPMNMFRFGSQTVQQNQMMAPPNSGGGPSSGGTAASDAPPSGKTG; via the exons ATGAATCATTGCATTCCTGATTGGAATCTTGACGGTGATCTTCCTGTCTCCAATCAGAAGAACCCCATAGA GCCAGACAATGAGCTAGTAGAGCTGCTATGGCGAAATGGGCAAGTGGTTTTGCACAGCCAAACACAAAGAAAACCAAATCCTCACGTTCAAAAACATGATTCACCAACAGTAAGGGGCTATGACTCAACTCTGAATTCAAGTCATTTGATTCAAGATGATGAGACAGTTTCTTGGATTCATGACCCTCTTGAAGATTCCTTTGAAAAGGAGTTCTGTTCCAATTTTTTCTCCGAATTGCCACCACCGCTTCCTGATCAAATTTCAGAAGAAAAGTCGGCTAAATTTGATGCCTCGAAAACTTCACATCAGCAAAAACAACTCAACAAAACTATGCATCCAGCGGTTCCTGAATTTCCAGGAAACCCAATGCCCCCTCCAAGAATTCAAGTCCAGGAGCAAAATCATATTAGTGTAGGAGGATTTGGTAAAGCTGTTAATGTTAACTCTTCTCAGTTCTCAGCTCCCCTAAAAGTGGGTGATTTTAGATCTTCAAGTCGACAATTTGGAGGACAGGGGTCTCGAGATTTTTCACAAGGAGAGGCCAGGGAGTGCTCGGTGGTGACAGTAGGGTCAAGCAACCAAACTCCACGTGACCGTTTCCTGAGCCGTGCTTCTGGTAATGCTATTGAGACCGGTACAGGCTTGTCTGCCGGACCCTCCATAGATGATTCACGAAAAGTAATCTCCCAGAGCGAGAGAGGCAAAGCTGATCAGACACTTGATCCAACTGCTACTTCATCCTCAGGTGGGTCAGGTGGTAGTTTTGCTAGAACATGTAAGCAATCTGCAGTACCTGGTCGTGACCAGAAAAGAAAGACCATGGACGCGGAGGAATCTGAGTGCCAAAGTGAG GATGCCGAACTTGATTCAGCAGTGGCAAACAAGCCAGCCAAACGATCAGGATCTACCCGCAGGAGCCGTGCTGCTGAAGTGCATAACCTCTCAGAAAGG AGACGGAGGGATAGAATTAATGAGAAGATGAGAGCATTGCAAGAGCTCATACCTCACTGCAACAAG ACAGATAAAGCATCAATGTTAGATGAGGCAATTGAGTATTTGAAGTCACTTCAATTACAACTTCAG GTAATGTGGATGGGAAGTGGGATTGTCCCAGTGATGTTTCCAGGAGCGCAGCATTTCATGTCCCGCATGGGAATGGGAATGGGTCCGCCTCCTTTGCCTTCTATGCAAAATCCTATGCATTTGCCTAGGGTCCCACTTGTTGATCAATCCATTTCTATGGCTCCCACACAGAACCAGGCAGTAAGCTGCCAAACTCCAGTAttgaacccagttaattatcAAAATCAGATGCAAAATCGTACTTTCTCTGATCAGTATGCACGTTTCATGGGCTTTCATATGCAAGCTGCTTCTCAG CCCATGAACATGTTCCGGTTTGGCTCGCAAACAGTACAGCAGAACCAAATGATGGCACCACCAAACAGTGGCGGTGGACCCTCGAGTGGTGGAACTGCAGCCAGTGATGCTCCTCCGAGTGGCAAGACGG GTTAA
- the LOC118049226 gene encoding uncharacterized oxidoreductase At1g06690, chloroplastic-like isoform X1 has product MAMAMNVSSACFCVSSNRRSVNRVRGVASEDFAASKIKEDKVQLGGSDLEVTRLGIGAWSWGDTSYWNNFEWDDKKMKAAKAAFDTSVDCGITFFDTAEVYGSRFSFGAINSETLLGRFIKDRKVKDPEVEVAVATKYAALPWRLGRQSVLAALKESLNRLGLSSVELYQLHWPGIWGNEGYIDGLGDAVEQGLVKAVGVSNYSESRLRAAYEKLKKRGIPLASNQVNYSLIYRAPEENGVKAACDELGVTLIAYSPIAQGVLTGKYTPENPPSGPRGQIYTPEFLTKLQPLLNSIKEIGQNYSKTPTQVVLNWLVAQENVVPIPGAKNAEQAEEFAGALGWRLTSDEINELRSLALEIKPVIGFPVEKL; this is encoded by the exons ATGGCTATGGCTATGAACGTTAGTAGTgcatgtttttgtgtttcaagtAATAGGAGATCAGTCAACAGGGTGAGAGGTGTTGCCTCGGAGGATTTTGCTGCTTCGAAAATAAAGGAAGATAAGGTGCAGTTGGGTGGATCTGATTTAGAGGTTACCAGGCTTGGAATTGGTGCTTGGTCTTGGGGCGATACCAGCTACTGGAACAACTTCGAATGGGATG ATAAGAAAATGAAGGCTGCTAAAGCAGCTTTTGATACAAGCGTTGATTGCGGTATAACTTTCTTTGATACTGCTGAAGTTTACGGCTCTAGG TTCTCATTTGGTGCCATAAATTCAGAAACTCTTCTAGGAAG ATTTATCAAGGACAGGAAAGTAAAAGATCCTGAAGTGGAGGTCGCTGTTGCAACCAAGTATGCAGCTTTGCCTTGGAGGCTGGGACGTCAGAGTGTTCTAGCTGCCCTTAAGGAGTCCCTCAATCGCCTTGGACTTTCTTCGGTAGAGCTATATCAGCTACATTG GCCTGGAATATGGGGAAATGAAG GATATATTGATGGTCTTGGGGATGCTGTTGAGCAGGGGCTTGTGAAGGCTGTTGGTGTTTCCAATTACAGTG AGAGCCGACTCCGTGCTGCTTATGAGAAGCTTAAGAAAAGAGGTATTCCACTGGCTTCGAATCAAGTGAATTACAGCCTTATATACAGAGCACCTGAGGAGAATGGTGTGAAGGCAGCCTGTGATGAACTTGGGGTCACTTTGATTGCATATTCTCCTATTGCTCAAG GTGTTCTTACAGGAAAGTATACACCAGAAAATCCACCATCTGGTCCTCGAGGCCAGATTTACACTCCTGAGTTTCTAACAAAG CTCCAACCTCTGTTGAACAGCATCAAAGAAATAGGACAGAACTACAGTAAAACTCCCACACAG GTAGTGCTGAACTGGCTAGTAGCCCAGGAGAATGTTGTTCCGATCCCAGGGGCCAAGAATGCTGAACAGGCTGAGGAGTTCGCTGGTGCACTTGGTTGGAGACTCACCAGTGATGAGATCAACGAGCTGCGCTCCTTGGCATTGGAGATAAAACCTGTAATCGGTTTCCCTGTTGAAAAGTTGTGA